The Pseudomonas sp. MH9.2 genomic interval GCTGCCCAGTGCGGCAAGCAAGTCGGCCTGTTGTTCTATGGCCACCTCGCGACTCGGCGCACTGCGTCTGGCCAGCAGTTGCAGCAACGCCGGGCTCGGTGCAGGCAACCCCTGCGCGCCGGAACTGGTCATGATCAGGGTCAGGCTTTCTACGCGATCAGGCGCAATGTCCGCCAGGTGCTGAGCGATCATCCCGCCCATACTCGCGCCCAGCACATGGAATTGCCGAACATGCAGCGAATCCATCAAGCCCAGGGCGTCGTCGGCCATATCTGTCAGGCTATACGGTGCAGAAACCGGTAAGCCAAGCTTGTAGCGCAGGACTTCATAGGTGAGGTTGGGACTGGCTGGCGCCTGTGTCCAGGTGGACAAACCCACGTCGCGGTTGTCGTAACGGATGACCCGAAAGCCTTGCTGACAGAGCGCGACCACCACCTCGTCCGGCCAGTGAATCAACTGGCCTCCCAGCCCCATCACCAAAACCAGGGCCGGATCGGAGTTACGCCCGATGCTCTGATACGCCAGGTGCACCTCTTTGAGGTCGGCCACTTGCGTGGGGACGTTGACATCGCATCGAGAAGCCGCAAAAGACGGCAGGCCGCACAACAGTGCGATCCAGAAAATTAACACCCGCATGAAAAACACCAAGCCGCAAATCCCCAGTAGGTGCGAAGTTTGATGATGTTTTTCAAAGCGCGCTGCCACAGTTTCATGACAATTTGATGAATGCTGCCCGGTGGTCGGGGTTCAGCCTGCGATCAAACCCATTCGCACCGCAGTTGCCGTGCCGCCGCCACCATGTTCGCCAACGCGGCTTCTGTCTCGACCCAGCCGCGGGTTTTCAGGCCGCAATCCGGATTGACCCACAACCGTTCAGCAGGGATGTGCCTGACCGCCTTGGTCATCAGTTTGACCATCTCGGCGGTCTCCGGCACGCGCGGCGAATGAATGTCATAGACCCCCGGCCCGATGTCATTCGGGTAGTCGAATGCGTTGAAGGCCTCCAGCAACTCCATGTCCGAGCGTGACGTTTCAATGGTAATTACGTCGGCGTCCATGGCAGCAATTGATTCGATCACGTCGTTAAATTCGCTGTAACACATGTGGGTGTGGATCTGGGTTTCATCACGCACGCCAGACGCGCACAGGCGAAAAGCCTCCACCGCCCACTCCAGATATTCCTGCCACTGTGCACGGCGTAGCGGCAATCCTTCGCGGAAGGCTGCTTCGTCGATTTGCACGATTTTGATTCCCGCCTGCTCCAGATCCAGCACTTCGTCACGGATCGCCAGCGCCAGCTGTTGCGCCTGAATCTTGCGTGAAACATCTTCACGCGGGAACGACCACATCAGCATGGTCACCGGGCCTGTGAGCATGCCCTTCATGACCTTGCCGGTCACGCTCTGCGCGTAGCGCGTCCATTCAACGGTCATCGCCTGCGGACGGCTCACGTCACCGAATATCACCGCTGGCTTCACGCAGCGCGAACCGTAGCTCTGGACCCAGCCAAACCGGCTAAACGCATACCCGTCCAATTGCTCGGCGAAGTACTCGACCATGTCGTTACGCTCAGCCTCGCCATGCACCAGTACATCCAGCCCCAAGCGCTCCTGAGTCTCCACCGCATGGCGAATTTCACAGTGCATGGCTTCGGTGTAATCAGTGGCCGACAAGGTGCCCTGTTTGAACGCCTGACGCGCCAGACGAATGGACGCGGTCTGTGGGAACGAGCCAATGGTAGTCGTCGGAAACAGCGGCAGATTCAGCCGCGCACGTTGCTGCTCAATGCGCTCGTCAAAAACTGACTGGCGCCGACTGTCAGCCGCAGTGATCGCCGCCAGACGTGCCTCGACGTGGGGTTTGTGAATACGAGGTGATTGCTGGCGGCTGAGCTGTATAGCGCGACTCTCAACCAAAGCGGCCTGCACTGTCGTAGCCTGCGGATCGTTCAAGGCCGCGCTGAGCACCGCGATTTCTTCGCACTTCTGCACGGCAAAGGCCAGCCAGCTTTTCAGTTCGGCATCCAGCGTGTCTTCGCGGTCGAGACTCACCGGGCTGTGCAACAGCGAGGATGACGCGGAGACCCACAGATTGTCGCCAAAGCGGACGTGCGCGTGCTGCAGTTGCTCCAGTGCGTTGTCCAGATCGCAGCGCCAGACGTTACGCCCGTTGACCACACCCAACGACAGCACTTTATAGGTCGGCAGACGGTCAAGCACTGCCGCCAGCTGTTCCGGCGCGCGCACCAGATCAATGTGCAACCCCGCTACTGGAAGCGCCACTGCCAATCCAAGGTTGTCTTCAAGGCCACCGAAATAAGTGGCGACCAGTTTTTTCAGCGGCGAGTATTGCAGGCTGTGATATGCCCGCTCGAACGCGTTTTTCCAGTCTTGTGGCAGGTCGAGGGTCAGGATCGGTTCATCGATCTGCACCCATTCAACGCCCTGCGCCGCCAGACGTCCGAGAATTTCGCCGTACAACGGCAGCAGGCGTTCCAGCAAATCAAGTTTGTCGAAGCTGTCGCCCTTGGCTTTACCCAGCCACAAGTACGTCAAAGGGCCGATCAATACCGGTTTGACTGCATAACCCAGCGCCCGGGCTTCGTCGACCTCCTCGAACAACTGCTCCCAGCTCAGCTGGAAACGCTGGTCCTCAGTGAATTCAGGGACGAGATAGTGGTAGTTGGTATCGAACCACTTGGTCAACTCTTGAGCGTATTGCGCCTTGCCGTGGCTATCGCCGCAGCAATGATCGCTGGCGCCACGGGCCATGGCGAACAACGTATCAAGGGTTGGCAAGCCAGCATCGTCTTTGGCGCCAGCGAAGCGTTCAGGGATCACGCCGAAAGTCAGCGAATGCGCCAGCACCTGGTCGTACCAGGCAAAGTCGCCGACTGGCAGCAGGTCAATCCCGGCGTCTTTCTGCAAACGCCAGTGGGTAGCACGCAACTCACGACCAACTGCACGCAGGCCCGCTTGATCAAGGTCGCCTTTCCAGTACGCTTCCAGCGCTTTTTTCAATTCACGGTCTGCGCCGATGCGCGGAAATCCAAGCGTGTGGGCCAAGGCCATGACAACGTCCTCCCAATAAAAGATGGCGCTATTGTCGACAGCTCGACCAACATGAGACAAACTCATTGTATTCGTGTTGATCACAAAGTTTATTCATGGAGACCTCCATGCTGGAAATCCGCCACCTGAAAACCCTCCACGCCTTGCGCGAGGCCGACAGCCTTGTGGAAGCGGCCGAGCGCCTGCACTTGACGCAATCTGCCTTGTCCCATCAGTTCAAGGAGCTGGAGGAGCGCATGGGTATGTCGCTGTTCACGCGCAAAACCAAACCCGTACGGTTCACCAGTGCAGGGCTGCGCCTGTTGCAGCTGGCTGATTCAGTCCTCCCGCAATTGCGGGGTGCCGAGCGTGACATCGCCCGTCTGGCGGGCGGAACTGCGGGGCGCCTGCACATGGCTATCGAGTGTCACAGTTGCTTCCAGTGGCTGATGCCGACCATCGACCAGTTCCGTGATGCCTGGCCGGAAGTCGAGCTGGACCTGTCGTCCGGGTTTTCCTTCGCGCCGCTGCCGGCACTGGCCCGCGGCGATCTGGACTTGGTGGTGACCTCCGACCCACTGGAGCTGGTGGGCATCACCTACGTCCCATTGTTTACCTACGAAGCCATGTTGGCGGTGGCCAATCAGCATCCGCTGGCGAACAAGGCGTATGTTGTCCCGGAAGACCTGCTCAAGGAAACCTTGATCACCTACCCGGTTGAGCGCGACCGTCTGGACATCTTCACCCGCTTTCTGGAGCCGGCCGATGTTGAACCGGCGCAGGTGCGAACCTCAGAACTGACGGTGATGATGATGCAACTGGTCGCCAGCGGACGCGGCGTGTGTGGCATGCCCCATTGGGCGCTGCATGAATACAGCTCGCGGGGCTATGTGAAAGCCAAGCGATTAGGCGAAAAAGGCCTGTTCGCCACGCTGTATGCCGGCATCCGCGCCGACATGCTCGATGCGCCGTACATGCGTGATTTCCTGCTGACCGCCAAAGACACCTCGTTCTCGACGCTGGATGGGGTGAGTGCAGTCAGGTGAGGATGTACGGCCCGCTCGCGCCTCCCCGGAAGCAGAGACAGGCCGTTATCCGATGGGCTTAGCGTGATCTTCGCCGAAACACTTTGAGCTGACAGAGTATTATCGGCGCTACATTCGTCTGCACCGAGGGAAGGTTTCATTGCCGGTCCATAGAGACCCGGGGTGAAACCACTGATTGATAGGCGCGGAACAGCGCCAGCATTTTCGTCATTAACCGTCATAAAGCCCCAGGATTCCGCATGAGCCTGTCCCTCCTCAGTCGTTACGCTTTTTTTGTGTTTTGCGTATGTTTCACCTTCGCCAGCATTCCGTTCTGGCACCACGAATGGCTCTGGCCATTCACCCTGGTCACCGGTGTACTCAGCCTGATCGGCATCGGCGATCTGCTGCAGACCCCGCACGCGATACGCCGCAATTACCCGATTCTGGGCAACATCCGTTACCTGGTCGAAGGCATCCGCCCGGAGATCCGCCAATACCTGCTGGAGTCCGACAGCGACGCTCTGCCCTTCTCTCGGGCCCAGCGTTCGTTGGTATATTCGCGCGCCAAAAATGAAACGGCGGACAAGCCTTTCGGCACGCTGATCGATGTCTATCAGACAGGTTTCGAATTCATCGGCCACTCGATGCGCCCCGCACCGTTGAGCGATCCCCACGCCTTTCGCGTGCTGGTCGGTGGTCCGCAGTGCAAACAACCGTACTCGGCCTCGGTCTTCAATATCTCGGCGATGAGCTTCGGCTCGCTTAGCGCCAATGCGATTCGCGCGCTGAATCAGGGCGCCAAACTCGGCAATTTCGCCCACGACACCGGCGAAGGCAGCATCAGCCCGTATCACCGGGAAAACGGCGGCGATTTGACCTGGGAACTGGGCAGCGGCTACTTCGGCTGCCGGACATCGGATGGCCGTTTCGATCCGGTGCGCTTCGCCGCACAGGCAAAAGATCCGCAAGTGCGAATGATCGAAATCAAGATGAGCCAAGGCGCCAAACCGGGCCACGGAGGCATCTTGCCCAAAGGCAAAGTGACCAAGGAAATCGCCGAAACCCGCGGCATCATGATGGGCGAAGATTGCATCTCACCCTCGCGACACAGTGCGTTTTCGACCCCTTGCGAACTGATGCACTTCATTGCTCAACTGCGCGAACTGTCTGGTGGCAAACCCGTGGGCTTCAAGTTTTGCCTGGGGCATCCGTGGGAGTTCATGGGCATCGCCAAAGCCATGCTCGAGACCGGCATCCTTCCAGACTTCATCGTGGTCGACGGCAAAGAAGGCGGCACCGGCGCGGCACCCGTGGAATTCACCGACCACATGGGCGTGCCTATGCGTGAAGGTCTGCTGTTCGTGCACAACACCCTGGTCGGCCTGAACCTGCGGGACAAAATCAAGCTGGGTGCCAGCGGCAAGATTGTCAGCGCGTTCGATATCGCTAGCGTGCTGGCGATTGGTGCCGATTGGGCCAACTCGGCACGCGGCTTCATGT includes:
- a CDS encoding alpha/beta hydrolase, translating into MRVLIFWIALLCGLPSFAASRCDVNVPTQVADLKEVHLAYQSIGRNSDPALVLVMGLGGQLIHWPDEVVVALCQQGFRVIRYDNRDVGLSTWTQAPASPNLTYEVLRYKLGLPVSAPYSLTDMADDALGLMDSLHVRQFHVLGASMGGMIAQHLADIAPDRVESLTLIMTSSGAQGLPAPSPALLQLLARRSAPSREVAIEQQADLLAALGSPQVLDDRKKLLQQAATSYDRAFNPDGVKRQILAILAESSRVELLDRLRLPTLVVHGTADPLLPVMHGIHVAAHIQGSQLRLIPGLAHRFQEAFKAPLLAAVLPYLKAHQHDGSHVAQL
- the metE gene encoding 5-methyltetrahydropteroyltriglutamate--homocysteine S-methyltransferase yields the protein MALAHTLGFPRIGADRELKKALEAYWKGDLDQAGLRAVGRELRATHWRLQKDAGIDLLPVGDFAWYDQVLAHSLTFGVIPERFAGAKDDAGLPTLDTLFAMARGASDHCCGDSHGKAQYAQELTKWFDTNYHYLVPEFTEDQRFQLSWEQLFEEVDEARALGYAVKPVLIGPLTYLWLGKAKGDSFDKLDLLERLLPLYGEILGRLAAQGVEWVQIDEPILTLDLPQDWKNAFERAYHSLQYSPLKKLVATYFGGLEDNLGLAVALPVAGLHIDLVRAPEQLAAVLDRLPTYKVLSLGVVNGRNVWRCDLDNALEQLQHAHVRFGDNLWVSASSSLLHSPVSLDREDTLDAELKSWLAFAVQKCEEIAVLSAALNDPQATTVQAALVESRAIQLSRQQSPRIHKPHVEARLAAITAADSRRQSVFDERIEQQRARLNLPLFPTTTIGSFPQTASIRLARQAFKQGTLSATDYTEAMHCEIRHAVETQERLGLDVLVHGEAERNDMVEYFAEQLDGYAFSRFGWVQSYGSRCVKPAVIFGDVSRPQAMTVEWTRYAQSVTGKVMKGMLTGPVTMLMWSFPREDVSRKIQAQQLALAIRDEVLDLEQAGIKIVQIDEAAFREGLPLRRAQWQEYLEWAVEAFRLCASGVRDETQIHTHMCYSEFNDVIESIAAMDADVITIETSRSDMELLEAFNAFDYPNDIGPGVYDIHSPRVPETAEMVKLMTKAVRHIPAERLWVNPDCGLKTRGWVETEAALANMVAAARQLRCEWV
- the metR gene encoding transcriptional regulator MetR; translation: MLEIRHLKTLHALREADSLVEAAERLHLTQSALSHQFKELEERMGMSLFTRKTKPVRFTSAGLRLLQLADSVLPQLRGAERDIARLAGGTAGRLHMAIECHSCFQWLMPTIDQFRDAWPEVELDLSSGFSFAPLPALARGDLDLVVTSDPLELVGITYVPLFTYEAMLAVANQHPLANKAYVVPEDLLKETLITYPVERDRLDIFTRFLEPADVEPAQVRTSELTVMMMQLVASGRGVCGMPHWALHEYSSRGYVKAKRLGEKGLFATLYAGIRADMLDAPYMRDFLLTAKDTSFSTLDGVSAVR
- a CDS encoding FMN-binding glutamate synthase family protein: MSLSLLSRYAFFVFCVCFTFASIPFWHHEWLWPFTLVTGVLSLIGIGDLLQTPHAIRRNYPILGNIRYLVEGIRPEIRQYLLESDSDALPFSRAQRSLVYSRAKNETADKPFGTLIDVYQTGFEFIGHSMRPAPLSDPHAFRVLVGGPQCKQPYSASVFNISAMSFGSLSANAIRALNQGAKLGNFAHDTGEGSISPYHRENGGDLTWELGSGYFGCRTSDGRFDPVRFAAQAKDPQVRMIEIKMSQGAKPGHGGILPKGKVTKEIAETRGIMMGEDCISPSRHSAFSTPCELMHFIAQLRELSGGKPVGFKFCLGHPWEFMGIAKAMLETGILPDFIVVDGKEGGTGAAPVEFTDHMGVPMREGLLFVHNTLVGLNLRDKIKLGASGKIVSAFDIASVLAIGADWANSARGFMFAIGCIQSQSCHTNKCPTGVATQDALRQRALVVPDKAQRVFNFHRSTLKALAEMLAAAGLDHPSQLEAKHLVRRMSATEIKLFSQSHVFLKPGELLTGEVDGEFYSNMWQMARADSFEPNTAAA